A genomic stretch from Chiloscyllium plagiosum isolate BGI_BamShark_2017 chromosome 2, ASM401019v2, whole genome shotgun sequence includes:
- the LOC122561752 gene encoding cyclin-dependent kinases regulatory subunit 2, with amino-acid sequence MANKQIYYSDKYYDDQYEYRHVMLPKELAKQVPKTHLMSEDEWRKLGVQQSLGWVHYMMHEPEPHILLFRRPLSKDQEK; translated from the exons ATGGCGAATAAACAAATCTATTACTCAGACAAATATTATGATGACCAGTACGAGTACAG GCATGTCATGTTGCCCAAAGAACTTGCAAAGCAAGTTCCAAAAACTCATCTTATGTCTGAAGACGAATGGCGAAAGCTAGGTGTCCAGCAGTCTCTGGGCTGGGTTCACTACATGATGCATGAGCCAG AACCACATATTCTGCTATTTCGAAGACCACTTTCTAAAGACCAGGAAAAATAA